The following proteins are co-located in the Clostridiales bacterium genome:
- a CDS encoding YibE/F family protein — translation MILKDTINKNQEEIIFILVFLVFIVFFAALPTGFEKQIYVNSEGVKAQVLSVNNASMYKTGMVTQGEQNCLLRIETGPHKGEEIEGVNLFVGKYEFDKVFKQGDKAWVLLEFNQEGKIIYANMIDYYRIHKELVLVGIFALVLVAFSGLTGIRTLLSFIFAILSIWKLLIPLMLKGYDPLLIGLIVGNLLTITTLLLVAGFTKKAYAAMISASVCSLITAVVAVIFTDYFHIDGTVMQWSESLLYAGFMSLNLTGIFQAGIYLACSGAIMDLAIDISAALDEIAKNNSAITRASLIKSGLTIGKAVVGTQTTTLLLAYMGSYISVMMVFMAQGTPLTNILTSKAISAELLHTFVGCLGLVLVSPLTSIICGFLFDVREKETQSL, via the coding sequence ATGATTTTGAAAGATACGATAAATAAGAATCAAGAAGAAATCATTTTTATTCTGGTGTTTCTCGTCTTTATTGTGTTTTTTGCCGCGCTGCCCACGGGTTTTGAAAAACAAATCTACGTCAATTCGGAAGGGGTAAAGGCGCAGGTTCTTTCAGTGAATAACGCGAGCATGTATAAGACCGGAATGGTAACGCAGGGAGAACAAAACTGCCTGCTGAGAATTGAAACTGGACCGCATAAAGGTGAGGAGATAGAAGGGGTTAACCTTTTTGTGGGGAAATACGAATTCGACAAGGTATTTAAGCAGGGGGACAAGGCCTGGGTTCTGCTGGAATTTAATCAGGAGGGCAAAATTATATACGCCAACATGATCGATTACTACCGTATTCATAAAGAGCTCGTATTGGTTGGAATTTTCGCTTTGGTGCTAGTGGCTTTTTCAGGACTTACAGGGATTCGCACTCTTTTGTCCTTTATCTTTGCAATATTAAGCATCTGGAAATTATTGATCCCGCTCATGCTAAAAGGATACGATCCATTGCTCATAGGTCTCATTGTCGGCAACCTCCTCACAATCACAACACTTCTACTGGTTGCAGGATTTACGAAAAAAGCCTATGCGGCAATGATCAGCGCTAGCGTATGTTCTTTGATCACAGCAGTAGTGGCGGTGATTTTTACCGATTACTTCCATATAGACGGTACCGTGATGCAGTGGTCCGAATCCTTGTTATATGCGGGATTTATGTCATTAAATCTGACCGGAATTTTTCAGGCGGGGATCTATTTGGCCTGCTCGGGAGCAATCATGGATCTTGCCATTGATATTTCTGCGGCACTGGATGAAATTGCAAAGAACAATTCGGCAATTACGAGAGCCAGTCTGATCAAATCAGGCCTTACTATCGGAAAAGCAGTGGTGGGAACACAGACCACAACCTTACTCCTTGCATACATGGGCAGCTATATTTCCGTAATGATGGTTTTCATGGCCCAGGGAACTCCGCTGACAAACATCTTAACCTCCAAAGCAATATCTGCCGAACTGCTTCATACTTTTGTTGGCTGTCTGGGCTTGGTCCTGGTATCTCCTTTGACCTCAATTATCTGTGGATTTCTATTTGATGTGAGAGAGAAAGAGACGCAGAGTTTATAA
- a CDS encoding sodium:proton antiporter: protein MAETNFKEVGMFKQLQAEAAGFNARRSLIAVLIIVAISMLLTNFTPEDPTEFGALATLPALFLVIYIFITKRILEALTLASVMGFMMVSRDDVLGSFSGSLLEVMMSEDIAWLIIVCGLMGSIISLIEKAGGAFAFGEWVAKRAKTRKSSLMWTWFLGVIVFIDDYLNSLTVGSCMAPVTDKHKVPREFLAYVVDSTAAPLCVIIPISTWAVFCGKLLEVNGWAPAGEGLIYFIKTLPFNFYGWIAALIVPLIILGVIPIFGPMKKAEQRVLDGGPLAPAGSEKIDIRSGAGDVEIPKNPKVINFLLPIIVLVAATIYFDVDMQMGVLVTVGFMFVLYLAQNLMSAEDFSDVALQGIKNMILPLMLMVLAFLFAEVNDQIGFTYYVISSAAEFMTPELMPVTIFIILAITEFITGTNWGMYVIALPIVIPLAVALDVNTALAVSAVLSAGVFGSHICFYSDATILTSAATGCNNFDHAYTQAPFGILAASISAVLFLIAGFVF, encoded by the coding sequence ATGGCAGAAACAAATTTTAAGGAGGTAGGTATGTTTAAACAACTTCAAGCTGAGGCCGCTGGATTTAACGCAAGAAGGTCTTTGATAGCAGTTCTAATTATCGTTGCTATTTCTATGCTGCTTACGAATTTTACGCCTGAGGATCCGACTGAATTCGGCGCTCTGGCAACATTACCCGCACTGTTTCTCGTTATTTACATTTTTATCACAAAGAGAATTCTTGAGGCTTTGACCTTAGCATCTGTCATGGGCTTTATGATGGTATCAAGGGATGATGTCCTCGGATCATTCAGCGGTTCGCTTTTAGAGGTAATGATGAGCGAAGATATTGCTTGGCTTATTATCGTATGCGGACTAATGGGAAGTATCATTTCTTTGATTGAAAAAGCTGGCGGCGCTTTTGCGTTTGGCGAATGGGTTGCAAAAAGAGCCAAAACACGAAAATCCTCTCTGATGTGGACCTGGTTCCTGGGAGTCATCGTCTTCATTGACGATTATTTGAATTCCTTAACGGTAGGCTCATGCATGGCGCCGGTAACCGATAAACATAAAGTCCCCAGGGAGTTCCTCGCATACGTGGTCGATTCTACAGCTGCACCCTTATGCGTTATTATCCCAATCAGTACCTGGGCTGTATTCTGCGGCAAGCTTCTTGAAGTAAACGGCTGGGCACCTGCTGGAGAAGGTTTGATCTATTTTATCAAAACCCTCCCATTTAACTTTTACGGCTGGATTGCCGCTCTCATCGTTCCTCTTATTATACTAGGTGTCATTCCGATCTTTGGCCCTATGAAAAAAGCAGAGCAAAGAGTTTTGGATGGCGGCCCTCTGGCTCCGGCAGGTTCGGAAAAAATAGATATCCGCTCTGGAGCAGGTGATGTCGAAATTCCAAAAAACCCAAAAGTAATCAACTTTCTGCTGCCAATCATCGTACTTGTTGCCGCCACAATCTACTTTGATGTAGATATGCAGATGGGTGTTTTGGTGACTGTGGGCTTTATGTTCGTCCTGTACCTGGCACAGAATCTGATGTCTGCAGAAGATTTCAGCGATGTAGCACTGCAGGGTATCAAGAATATGATCCTTCCTCTGATGCTGATGGTACTTGCGTTCTTATTTGCGGAAGTCAACGATCAGATTGGTTTTACATACTACGTGATATCCTCCGCAGCAGAATTTATGACGCCCGAGCTGATGCCCGTCACCATCTTCATCATTCTTGCAATAACTGAATTTATCACCGGTACAAATTGGGGGATGTACGTCATCGCCCTGCCAATCGTCATTCCGCTCGCCGTAGCACTTGACGTCAATACAGCCCTTGCCGTTTCGGCGGTTTTGTCTGCCGGTGTGTTCGGAAGCCACATATGCTTCTATTCAGATGCTACGATTCTCACCTCTGCTGCCACAGGCTGCAATAATTTCGACCACGCTTATACCCAGGCACCCTTCGGAATATTGGCAGCTTCCATTTCAGCAGTGTTGTTTTTGATCGCAGGTTTTGTATTCTAA
- a CDS encoding S-layer homology domain-containing protein, translated as MKLKTKVITLTTAMVVSMTGQCFAAAIPFTDINNITSKDKIVELYDKGVLKGNGNGTFNPSGIITAAQGVQMIVDAFDISLASISFIKAPQATDFFKNAKDDAWCADALIRAGANNIGLPADLDPNAPWTKEDFTYYLITAMEAHYNMPMINMMYIETADEADLTIEYQGAIQRSMKYNITALDQARKFHPKKQLTRAEAAEMIFNGRALVQEMKLEVK; from the coding sequence ATGAAATTAAAAACAAAAGTGATTACTTTAACCACTGCGATGGTGGTATCTATGACAGGCCAGTGTTTTGCTGCGGCAATTCCCTTTACTGATATCAACAATATTACATCCAAGGACAAGATTGTTGAATTATACGACAAGGGGGTTTTAAAGGGGAACGGCAACGGAACGTTCAACCCAAGCGGAATCATCACTGCCGCACAAGGCGTGCAAATGATCGTTGATGCCTTTGACATCAGTCTTGCCAGCATCAGCTTCATCAAGGCTCCGCAGGCAACAGACTTTTTCAAGAATGCCAAGGATGATGCATGGTGCGCAGACGCTTTGATCAGAGCAGGCGCAAACAACATCGGCTTGCCCGCTGACCTAGATCCCAATGCACCGTGGACAAAAGAAGATTTTACTTATTATCTGATTACTGCAATGGAAGCTCATTATAACATGCCTATGATCAATATGATGTATATTGAGACAGCTGACGAAGCGGATCTCACGATTGAATATCAGGGCGCGATCCAAAGAAGCATGAAATACAACATTACAGCACTGGATCAGGCTCGGAAATTCCATCCGAAAAAGCAGCTTACCAGGGCAGAAGCTGCTGAAATGATTTTCAACGGACGCGCACTCGTTCAGGAAATGAAGCTGGAAGTAAAATAG
- a CDS encoding SDR family oxidoreductase, with product MQRLEHKVAIITGGNSGIGLAAASLFCREGAKVVISGRRDAENQKAVDAITAAGGEIMAVCADLSKQEECKKLVDATIAKYGRIDILVNNAGIADKHMPITKCTEEWYDTVCKIDQYTVYYMSKYALEHMEKAGKGAIVNVSSIGSQGVAGISYSAAKAAVNAMTKNIAIQFAQTDIRCNAVAPGPTPTALNAPDATVDFDMEFASATARHLDLTVPEAQAEDQAEAILFFASDAAKAITGQILYVDHGTSLY from the coding sequence ATGCAAAGGTTGGAACATAAAGTCGCAATCATAACTGGAGGAAATTCGGGAATTGGTCTCGCAGCTGCTTCCCTTTTCTGCAGAGAAGGTGCGAAGGTTGTCATTTCAGGCAGACGGGATGCAGAAAATCAGAAGGCTGTAGATGCGATCACGGCTGCCGGTGGTGAAATCATGGCAGTCTGTGCAGATCTGTCGAAGCAAGAGGAGTGCAAAAAACTCGTAGATGCGACCATCGCTAAGTATGGAAGAATTGATATCCTCGTAAACAATGCCGGGATTGCAGATAAACATATGCCCATTACAAAATGTACCGAAGAATGGTATGATACGGTCTGCAAAATAGATCAGTATACGGTCTACTACATGAGCAAATATGCACTTGAGCATATGGAGAAGGCGGGAAAAGGCGCGATCGTCAACGTTTCCTCCATTGGCAGCCAAGGCGTAGCCGGCATTTCCTACAGTGCAGCAAAAGCGGCAGTAAATGCAATGACAAAAAACATTGCGATTCAATTTGCACAGACTGACATTCGCTGCAATGCAGTTGCCCCGGGTCCAACGCCTACAGCATTGAATGCCCCCGATGCCACGGTGGATTTTGATATGGAATTCGCAAGCGCAACTGCAAGGCACCTTGATTTGACGGTTCCCGAAGCGCAGGCTGAGGATCAGGCAGAGGCTATTTTGTTTTTTGCAAGTGATGCAGCTAAAGCCATAACAGGACAGATTCTATACGTGGATCACGGTACATCCTTGTATTAG
- a CDS encoding alkaline phosphatase, translated as MKRKLTYLLCLALLVMSLAGVSSVSALQDNSQKVSAKLNSAIHSNSAPKYIFMFIGDGMGFSQINSAQVYEGNNNYGEVAPEKLNFTQFPAAGVATTQDSTSFCPDSASTATSLASGVKTHSGTIGLKVDKTTVAPTITELLKQQKNMKIGVVSNVTINHATPASYYSHVQSRNSYYDIALQMADSGFDYFGGGSINEATGKEKDKRSAYEILEEKGYKIADSNEEILALNKDSGKVYAVSPKLQDSGAMPYALDTAEGDLQLADFVKKGIDVLDNKNGFFLMTESGKIDWAAHANDAKSVISDVLAFEDAIQVAIEFGKKHPDETLIIVTADHETGGMSIGYAATGYDTAFDILGNQKMSYVAFDELIGKMKKNDADGLTFEEVMPVITEQFGLLAPSDAIKDNPMEMTAGEYKKLKDGFTESMKSVKTKNEENTLLYGTYDPLSVSITHIINNKAGVGWTSYAHTGVPVGVFATGVGASQFNGSYDNTDIFYKLADLTRIKTK; from the coding sequence ATGAAAAGAAAGTTAACCTATCTGTTATGTCTGGCGCTGCTGGTAATGTCCCTTGCAGGGGTATCCTCTGTTAGTGCGCTGCAGGACAATTCACAAAAAGTTTCTGCCAAACTCAATTCTGCAATTCATTCTAATAGCGCTCCGAAGTACATCTTCATGTTTATCGGAGACGGTATGGGATTTTCCCAAATCAATTCCGCGCAGGTATACGAGGGAAATAACAACTATGGGGAGGTTGCCCCAGAAAAACTGAATTTTACTCAGTTTCCCGCAGCTGGAGTCGCTACCACTCAAGATTCTACCTCTTTCTGCCCGGATTCTGCTTCTACCGCCACATCACTGGCAAGCGGTGTGAAAACTCACAGCGGAACCATTGGGCTGAAGGTTGATAAGACCACTGTAGCCCCCACAATTACAGAGCTTCTGAAGCAGCAGAAGAATATGAAAATCGGAGTCGTTTCCAATGTAACAATCAACCACGCAACACCGGCTTCCTATTATTCGCACGTACAATCAAGAAACAGTTATTACGATATTGCACTGCAGATGGCAGATTCTGGGTTCGATTATTTCGGTGGTGGATCCATTAACGAAGCAACGGGAAAAGAGAAGGATAAGAGAAGCGCATACGAAATATTAGAGGAGAAGGGGTATAAGATTGCAGACAGCAATGAAGAAATATTAGCTCTGAATAAGGATTCGGGTAAGGTTTATGCGGTAAGTCCAAAACTTCAGGACAGCGGTGCGATGCCCTATGCGCTCGATACGGCAGAAGGTGACTTACAGCTAGCGGATTTTGTAAAAAAGGGTATTGATGTGCTCGACAATAAAAATGGTTTCTTCTTAATGACCGAATCTGGGAAAATTGACTGGGCAGCACATGCAAACGATGCAAAGTCAGTAATTTCAGATGTGCTTGCTTTCGAAGATGCAATCCAGGTGGCAATTGAATTCGGCAAAAAACATCCTGATGAAACTCTGATCATCGTAACTGCTGACCACGAAACAGGCGGAATGAGTATTGGATATGCAGCAACCGGTTATGATACCGCATTTGATATCCTTGGAAACCAGAAAATGTCGTATGTTGCCTTTGATGAGCTCATTGGAAAAATGAAGAAAAACGATGCTGACGGCTTGACTTTTGAAGAGGTTATGCCGGTGATTACAGAGCAGTTCGGATTACTTGCCCCCAGCGATGCCATAAAAGATAATCCTATGGAAATGACGGCAGGTGAATACAAAAAGCTAAAGGATGGATTTACAGAATCCATGAAATCAGTAAAGACTAAAAATGAAGAAAATACACTTCTTTACGGAACCTATGACCCACTATCCGTCTCCATCACACACATCATAAACAATAAAGCAGGTGTAGGCTGGACCTCTTATGCGCATACGGGCGTACCGGTAGGTGTATTTGCAACAGGTGTAGGAGCAAGCCAATTCAATGGTTCTTATGATAACACTGATATCTTTTACAAATTGGCTGATTTAACAAGGATCAAAACAAAGTAA
- a CDS encoding response regulator encodes MKILYVEDETEAREALSKYLKRHAGKIFTAADGLEGLKLFEEQLPDLVIVDLYMPKMDGLEMIREIKKISHEVYVIITTAVDDVDIILRSVDIGINKYLLKPIDPVELMGAIDEYAVILAQKQKTEILFTVEEKKQLEDKIKKEFTSFLKTATGKGPSGVAVFIDNDTIEITAYDALTVMEKNLLDNCQNSIIIEQYRKLFYSANENPICDLIHEIIGSRVKFQQVEVSMENKTNKIELQIVR; translated from the coding sequence ATGAAGATCCTATATGTAGAGGACGAAACGGAAGCAAGAGAAGCTCTTAGCAAATATTTAAAACGGCATGCCGGGAAAATCTTTACTGCTGCAGACGGACTAGAGGGTTTAAAGTTATTCGAAGAGCAGCTGCCGGATCTGGTCATTGTCGATTTATACATGCCTAAAATGGACGGACTCGAGATGATTCGGGAAATCAAAAAAATTTCTCACGAGGTCTATGTCATTATCACCACTGCGGTTGACGATGTGGATATAATCTTAAGGAGCGTTGATATTGGAATCAACAAGTACCTTTTAAAGCCCATCGATCCGGTGGAATTGATGGGAGCTATCGACGAATATGCCGTTATCCTCGCACAAAAACAAAAGACAGAAATTCTTTTTACAGTAGAGGAAAAAAAGCAGCTGGAGGACAAAATCAAAAAGGAATTTACATCTTTTCTAAAGACTGCAACTGGAAAAGGTCCCAGCGGGGTTGCCGTATTTATCGACAACGATACCATCGAGATCACAGCGTATGATGCCCTTACCGTAATGGAGAAAAACCTTCTTGACAATTGTCAGAATAGTATTATAATTGAACAATATAGGAAACTGTTTTACTCTGCAAATGAGAATCCAATCTGTGATTTGATTCATGAGATAATAGGCTCAAGGGTTAAATTTCAACAGGTTGAAGTTTCCATGGAAAACAAAACCAATAAAATTGAACTTCAAATTGTCAGGTAG
- a CDS encoding sensor histidine kinase, with protein MKRIGFKVLLAIILCSITTSTILCVVSIKRASHVMNTEVEQMLSYASEKYSSQLSIYFKNTESIVDSLAANVSVTFDPSEHSTDKRYFGEYKAYLDGIIRETLQYSDIAYGLYFTFSPDLTKPTQEEVWYAFDEEGTPQPVLPDLSINARDFSEPVADNMLYYFQPILAGKAIWTDPYVDSDVNLEMLSYSRAVYVDGILIGVAGADILTDDTIDIVRTMKLYPGGSSFLFDDEKELIISSSDKTEELYIENEQRIQKHSGSKDSGVFHYTDATGEFILAYSELSNGWMIGITQPTKEVFSTTRNLVIVLSLMALMCIILTVIFAVYFSRRLSRPLMNVSDQLKLLESGVYTQAIPTEFLNRKDDIGEFHNAILAIQSEMKKEADQNREKDILLIYQSKQAKIGEMVGNISHQWKQPLNAINLILLNLYEDYQCDELTDEEFKQTIDKLMRIVRNMSETIKDFTDFLKPNREATEFDLKESISLALNLMEASLKYHSIIIEVNIEEGVKILGYQNEFSHVLFNILGNARDAIVESGTDQKLIQIKGWLWEGSVVLEIINRGSPIPKENLKSLFEPYFTTKSDKDGTGIGLYISKVIIEQRMNGQIELENIYGGVCCRILVKAIEER; from the coding sequence ATGAAAAGAATCGGTTTCAAAGTCCTGTTGGCGATCATCCTATGCTCTATTACAACTTCGACTATTTTGTGCGTCGTAAGCATTAAACGTGCTTCCCATGTTATGAATACAGAAGTGGAGCAGATGCTCTCCTATGCTTCTGAAAAATATTCCAGCCAACTCAGCATTTATTTTAAAAATACAGAAAGCATCGTGGATTCGTTGGCAGCCAATGTTTCTGTCACCTTTGATCCATCAGAGCATTCGACAGACAAACGATATTTTGGGGAATATAAAGCTTATCTCGACGGAATTATAAGAGAAACCCTTCAATATTCCGATATCGCTTACGGACTTTACTTTACCTTCAGCCCCGACCTGACAAAACCGACCCAGGAGGAGGTTTGGTATGCCTTTGATGAGGAAGGCACACCTCAGCCTGTTCTTCCGGACCTGAGTATCAATGCACGAGATTTTTCAGAGCCTGTTGCGGATAATATGCTCTACTATTTCCAGCCAATTCTTGCTGGCAAAGCAATCTGGACAGACCCCTATGTAGATTCCGATGTAAACCTCGAAATGCTCTCCTATTCCCGTGCTGTCTATGTGGATGGAATCTTAATCGGAGTAGCAGGCGCTGATATTCTGACGGATGATACTATTGATATCGTCAGAACCATGAAGCTCTATCCGGGTGGCAGTTCTTTCCTGTTTGACGACGAAAAAGAGCTGATCATATCCAGCAGCGATAAAACGGAAGAACTATATATTGAGAACGAACAGCGCATACAGAAGCATTCAGGGAGCAAAGACTCAGGTGTATTTCATTATACCGATGCCACCGGCGAGTTCATTCTTGCCTACAGCGAGCTTTCCAACGGCTGGATGATAGGTATTACCCAGCCCACAAAAGAAGTATTCTCAACAACCAGGAATCTGGTCATTGTCTTATCTCTGATGGCCTTGATGTGTATTATACTTACGGTTATTTTCGCAGTTTATTTTTCCAGGAGGCTATCCAGGCCGCTTATGAATGTGTCCGACCAACTGAAACTACTGGAAAGCGGCGTCTATACCCAGGCGATCCCCACTGAATTCTTAAACAGAAAAGACGACATCGGTGAATTCCACAATGCGATTCTTGCAATCCAATCTGAAATGAAAAAGGAAGCAGACCAGAACCGGGAAAAAGACATTTTACTGATTTATCAATCCAAACAGGCAAAAATTGGGGAGATGGTCGGTAATATTTCGCACCAATGGAAGCAGCCGCTGAACGCTATAAATTTGATCCTGCTCAACCTATACGAGGATTACCAGTGTGATGAGCTGACCGACGAGGAATTTAAGCAAACCATCGATAAACTCATGAGAATTGTGAGAAATATGTCTGAGACCATCAAGGATTTTACCGATTTTTTAAAACCAAACCGTGAGGCTACAGAATTTGATTTGAAGGAATCCATTTCTCTAGCACTAAATCTTATGGAGGCCAGTTTAAAATATCACAGTATAATCATAGAGGTTAACATCGAAGAAGGCGTGAAAATACTCGGTTATCAAAACGAGTTTTCCCATGTACTGTTTAATATTCTAGGCAACGCCCGGGACGCCATCGTCGAATCGGGCACAGACCAAAAACTCATTCAAATAAAGGGCTGGCTGTGGGAAGGATCTGTCGTCCTGGAAATCATCAACCGAGGCAGCCCAATACCCAAAGAGAACTTAAAAAGCTTATTCGAACCCTACTTTACTACAAAAAGCGATAAGGACGGCACCGGGATCGGCCTTTATATATCAAAGGTTATTATTGAGCAAAGAATGAATGGTCAGATTGAATTGGAAAACATATACGGGGGAGTTTGCTGCCGAATACTGGTCAAGGCAATTGAGGAAAGGTGA
- a CDS encoding enoyl-CoA hydratase/isomerase family protein — protein MQIRMQRRRTETGGRHSQGGKQMANRVTNAGYVKWPTFEEIKEMFKEHFIMDRREDGVVTVRMHCKGGPLIWSMELHDAIGKMWRLLGTDRSTEMIIFTGTGNIWVTDFEAASWAPEGDNAGETRYNHMFVDGRRMIITMIQDTEVPTLGVLSGSGGHIELACMCDFCIAADDIVVLDPHMLPGTNNVPGDGIQSCFMELMPTRQAVWYLMTGDKMTAQQALQYGLVSEIVPREKLMDRAYEIADLLMSQNRIARRLATQVVRRPWKKRIVDDLDCAFGTEMFGMFCAEELHSELLSMIEYLGLKDKIEPPLVGKIR, from the coding sequence ATGCAAATCAGAATGCAGCGCCGCCGAACAGAAACTGGCGGACGCCATTCTCAAGGAGGAAAACAAATGGCAAATAGAGTAACAAATGCTGGCTATGTAAAGTGGCCTACCTTTGAGGAAATCAAAGAAATGTTCAAAGAGCACTTTATCATGGACAGACGGGAAGACGGTGTTGTAACCGTTCGCATGCACTGCAAAGGCGGTCCGCTGATCTGGTCCATGGAATTACATGATGCAATCGGAAAAATGTGGAGACTACTTGGAACTGACCGCAGCACAGAAATGATCATCTTCACAGGAACCGGAAACATCTGGGTAACCGATTTCGAAGCAGCCAGCTGGGCACCGGAAGGTGACAATGCAGGCGAAACAAGATACAACCACATGTTTGTTGATGGTCGTCGTATGATCATCACCATGATTCAGGACACAGAAGTACCCACACTGGGCGTACTGAGCGGTTCCGGCGGACATATTGAGCTCGCTTGCATGTGCGATTTCTGTATCGCTGCGGATGACATCGTTGTGCTTGATCCCCATATGCTTCCTGGAACAAACAACGTGCCCGGAGACGGCATCCAGAGCTGCTTCATGGAGCTGATGCCAACAAGACAGGCAGTTTGGTATCTCATGACCGGTGACAAGATGACTGCTCAGCAGGCACTCCAGTATGGCTTGGTATCAGAAATCGTACCGAGAGAAAAGCTGATGGATCGCGCGTATGAAATCGCTGATCTTCTCATGTCACAGAACCGTATTGCAAGAAGACTTGCCACTCAGGTAGTAAGACGTCCTTGGAAAAAGAGAATCGTAGACGATCTTGACTGTGCATTTGGAACAGAAATGTTCGGTATGTTCTGTGCGGAAGAGCTGCATTCTGAGCTTCTTTCCATGATTGAATACCTCGGACTGAAAGATAAAATCGAACCACCACTGGTAGGAAAAATCAGATAA
- a CDS encoding helix-turn-helix domain-containing protein, with translation MSSEVKFLTIEQVAEMLQVTKMTIYNLQKKGLPFIKLGKNVRFDQNDVIEWVNSNKVKAVEQDK, from the coding sequence ATGTCATCTGAAGTAAAATTTCTTACAATCGAGCAGGTTGCGGAGATGCTGCAGGTAACGAAAATGACCATTTATAATCTACAGAAAAAAGGACTTCCCTTCATCAAGCTGGGTAAAAATGTTCGATTTGATCAAAACGATGTGATAGAATGGGTCAATAGCAATAAGGTTAAGGCTGTTGAGCAGGACAAATAA
- a CDS encoding DEAD/DEAH box helicase has protein sequence MKELKQTETATMIKFKDYPFENDIKRALGELGFKHPLKVQEKTIPLILDGKDLIVKSQTGSGKTAAFAIPICEKINAAHESPQALVLTPTRELAEQVMKDFSDISKYKELKCLALYGKQPMADQRRELKKNTPHVIVATPGRMLDHIENKNVRLQDIKYLVIDEADEMLLMGFKEQLDAIIQKLPKERVTLLFSATISDEVNILSAQYMHDPENIEIEPEVASINKIKQVYYGVDGLKKVDLIKKVIEREIPRKAVIFCNTQEQVDNLFEILRKWSSSICAVHGGMDQHLRKEKITLFKRGECRILIATDMAARGLHVQGITHVFNYSVPFEHEQYVHRIGRTGRVDQRGIAITMVIPSEMERFRELEVFLGYKIPCKGNVTNRKPKVEAERPTAKGRFKLESRKGQKALVQFSAGRSNSNLKANDFVSAIRNNVEGITAEDIGRVDIKDTVTNVEIFDGKERSVINAFKTKKVKGKLLRVKKG, from the coding sequence ATGAAAGAATTAAAACAGACAGAAACTGCGACTATGATAAAATTTAAGGATTATCCCTTTGAGAACGACATTAAACGGGCCCTCGGTGAATTAGGCTTCAAACATCCTTTGAAGGTACAGGAAAAAACGATTCCGCTGATTTTAGACGGAAAAGATCTCATCGTCAAATCCCAGACAGGCAGCGGCAAAACTGCAGCCTTTGCCATTCCAATCTGTGAAAAAATCAATGCAGCGCACGAGAGTCCGCAGGCCCTGGTTTTGACACCGACCAGAGAGCTTGCCGAGCAGGTAATGAAGGATTTTTCAGACATCAGCAAATACAAGGAATTGAAATGCCTAGCACTCTATGGAAAACAGCCCATGGCAGATCAGCGAAGGGAGTTAAAAAAGAACACCCCCCATGTGATCGTGGCCACACCGGGCAGAATGCTCGACCATATTGAGAACAAGAACGTCAGGCTGCAGGATATTAAATATCTCGTCATCGACGAGGCTGATGAGATGCTGCTCATGGGCTTCAAGGAGCAGCTTGATGCGATTATTCAGAAGCTCCCAAAAGAACGAGTCACCCTTTTGTTCTCCGCAACCATTTCCGATGAAGTGAACATTCTGAGTGCACAATATATGCATGATCCCGAGAACATTGAGATCGAGCCGGAAGTTGCGAGCATCAATAAAATTAAGCAGGTTTATTACGGGGTTGATGGTCTGAAAAAGGTCGATCTAATCAAAAAGGTGATTGAAAGAGAAATCCCCAGAAAGGCTGTGATCTTCTGTAATACACAGGAACAGGTGGACAACCTCTTTGAAATTCTCAGGAAATGGAGCTCCTCAATCTGCGCCGTACATGGGGGAATGGATCAGCATCTGCGGAAAGAAAAGATCACCCTCTTTAAACGTGGTGAGTGCCGCATCCTGATTGCTACGGATATGGCGGCAAGAGGTCTGCATGTTCAGGGCATTACCCATGTCTTTAACTACTCCGTACCCTTCGAGCACGAACAATATGTGCATCGTATCGGAAGAACAGGTCGTGTTGACCAGCGAGGAATCGCGATCACCATGGTCATTCCCAGCGAAATGGAACGGTTTCGCGAGCTGGAAGTATTTCTGGGATATAAGATTCCCTGCAAAGGCAATGTTACAAACAGAAAACCAAAAGTCGAAGCGGAACGCCCCACAGCGAAGGGACGGTTTAAATTGGAAAGCCGCAAAGGTCAGAAAGCGCTGGTGCAGTTCAGTGCAGGCAGAAGCAACAGCAATTTAAAAGCCAATGATTTTGTATCCGCCATTCGAAATAATGTGGAAGGCATTACCGCAGAGGACATCGGAAGAGTGGATATCAAAGATACAGTGACCAATGTGGAAATTTTCGACGGAAAAGAACGGTCCGTCATCAATGCCTTTAAGACCAAGAAAGTAAAAGGAAAGCTGCTTCGTGTGAAGAAAGGCTAA